The following proteins are encoded in a genomic region of Lutra lutra chromosome 16, mLutLut1.2, whole genome shotgun sequence:
- the LOC125086974 gene encoding LOW QUALITY PROTEIN: olfactory receptor 139-like (The sequence of the model RefSeq protein was modified relative to this genomic sequence to represent the inferred CDS: inserted 1 base in 1 codon), giving the protein MEPGAWGNRTTVTEFILLGLTENIRLQPILFVIFLFAYVVTVGGNLSILAAIFVEPKLHTPMYYFLGNLSLLDIGCITVTVPPMLACLLDHQCRVPYAACISQLFFFHLLAGVDCHLLTAMAYDRYLVICQPLTYSTRMRREVQGALVGICCTISFINALTHTVAISVLDFCGPNVVNHFYCDLPPLFQLSCSSTHVNGQLLFVGATFMGVFPXILISVSYAHVTAAVLQIRSAEGRKKAFSTCGSHFTVVCIFYGTGFFSYMRLGSVSASDKDKGVGILNTILSPMLNPVIYSLRNPDVQGALKRVLTGKPPPE; this is encoded by the exons ATGGAGCCAGGTGCCTGGGGGAATAGGACAACTGTCACTGAGTTCATCCTTCTTGGCCTAACAGAAAACATAAGACTGCAACCCATCCTTTTTGTCATCTTCCTCTTTGCCTATGTAGTCACTGTTGGAGGCAACCTCAGTATCCTGGCTGCCATCTTTGTAGAGCCCAAActccacacacccatgtactACTTCCTGGGGAATCTGTCTCTGCTAGACATTGGATGCATCACTGTCACTGTCCCTCCGATGCTGGCATGTCTCCTGGACCACCAGTGCAGAGTCCCCTATGCTGCCTGCATTTCACAgctcttctttttccatcttctgGCTGGTGTGGACTGTCACCTCCTGACAgccatggcctatgaccgctaccTGGTCATCTGTCAACCCCTCACCTACAGCACCCGCATGAGACGTGAAGTCCAAGGAGCCCTGGTGGGCATTTGCTGCACCATTTCCTTTATCAACGCTCTGACTCACACAGTGGCTATATCTGTGCTTGACTTCTGTGGCCCTAATGTGGTCAATCACTTCTACTGTGACCTCCCACCCCTTTTCCAGCTCTCCTGCTCCAGCACCCACGTCAATGGGCAGCTGCTTTTCGTGGGGGCCACTTTCATGGGGGTGTTCC TGATCCTCATTTCAGTGTCCTATGCCCATGTCACCGCTGCAGTGCTACAAATCCGTTCAgcggaggggaggaagaaggcctTCTCCACATGTGGCTCCCACTTCACCGTAGTCTGTATCTTTTATGGAACTGGCTTCTTCAGTTACATGCGTCTGGGCTCGGTGTCAGCCTCAGATAAGGACAAGGGGGTTGGGATCCTCAACACTATCCTCAGCCCCATGCTGAACCCGGTCATCTACAGCCTCCGGAACCCAGATGTGCAGGGTGCCCTGAAAAGGGTGTTGACAGGGAAGCCACCACCTGAATGA